GCATTAGGGTATCCTATCTACATCACACCCAAGGGTGCAGCCTTCCCCTAACCCTGCTaacgcgggatgctttgtgcGCCGGGAtaccttttttttatatatccGACCCAACTTGTTATGTTTGAGGCGTTGCTGTTGTGTCCTAACATACTATAAAAAAGAGTCTATGATACAACATACTATAAAGAGTCTAGTCCCATGTTTTTATGCCAAGGACAAGCCATGATTCATTTTCTTCTTCACTTTTCAAAGTTGGTCGAGTGTGTTCTTTATTTAAGGAAAAAGAAAGTCTGGACACAGGTGATCTGATTCTCATGGTGAGCTTCAAAGTCAAATTTTGTAAATGTATTTCACAAAACACGTGACTTCTACCTCTCCCAAACTTGTTTAAAAATTTGGCTTCTACCTGTGCCAAACTTGTTTAAATAAAAGTGACTTCTACCTCTCCCAAACTTATTACAAAAAAAGGCGCCAGTTCTACCTCTCCCAAACTTATTACAAAAAAAATTGTGATTTCTAACTCTCCCGAACTTGTTAAAGAACAAGTTACTTCTACCTCTCCCAAACTTATTACAAAAAAGGAGGCATGATTTCTATCTCTCCCAATCAAAAACAGCTCAAAGGTAATTCAAACATAGAATAGCATCCAAATTACTATCCTTCCGGGTGTTTATTCAAGGACTCAAGTGAGCAATTTCAAGAATTTTTTTACAATTAAGAAAAAGCCGCCTACTAGTTTCAAACTGAGCCATTATAATTGTTGTTCTAAAAGAGAAAAGACGTCAACTTGTTGGTATCATACAAGTGTATGCAAAACTATATGTCTGATGCCGTGCTACATAGTTTTAGCAGCATGTTGCAACAAGCAGTTGGAATATCAACATAACATCATTAAAATCAACCCATCAGATCAAACTCCCAAAATTAGCACAAAAGAAAACCTCAAATTGCAACAATACTTGGGATTAAAAAAATTTGCATACCAACAGCATAAACGTATAACAAAAATCCAAAAGGCGCATAATAACCTAAATCACATAGACAGAATTAACCATTCAATTCCAATCCAACCCACCAAAAATCAACCCCAAATTCTCAACTCCCAAAAACTAAATTGCAACAAAACTCTAAAATTACCTATTGTGGTTTATCTAGTTGTAGTAAAGCTCAAGGCCCATGCCATCATGAACTTCGTAATCCCTAAGGGTAATATGGTCTTTATAGACATTGTACCACTTCTGAATACGAATCTTGTCGGCACGTGTACCAGTCTGAGCAGCAACAAGCTTCTTCAAATCACCAATTGTGTCATCTTCATTGCACTTCACCTTCACTTTCTTACCCAATCGATCGTTCAACACGACCTCAATCATCTTTGATTTATGCTTTCGTTATCAACGCAAACCCTAAATTTGTGTTTTGCTTTCTGTAGAGCGTGAAGCCAAGGGTCAATATATATATGGTGTTGGGTCTTCACCGCCCTTGCCTGATTGACAAAATTACCCTTCAATTAGAGGGGTATATATTGGTATTCAACCTTTTACACGCGTTCTAACCAAGCAAGCAATTtactttgtttttttgtttttttttttttttgtgcgtgtATAAATAGCGGAATATTCAACTTGAATATGTGCTTTCCTACTTAAAGTTGAATAAGGGGTAGTAATATATTCAAGTTTGAATTGAAAAGGAATAGATGCTAGTATGGTGTTTATGGTTTGGTAAAAGAAAATCTATTCAAATCAATTAAATATATCCATATTTGTCTCGGTCTAatttggtttcttttaaaattttaaaaatcgagAATGTTTGGTTTGATTTAGTCTTATTGACAAATCGAATACCAAAACGATAAATTATAACAATCAAATTGAAATGTGGACCTAAAGAAAGAAGGAATTTTTTATtgtgctgtttttttttttttttttgccatatgGTGTAAAATATCCTACATTGtcaataagaagaagaaaaagaacagCCCCGTCAAAACAGAATTCCCCAACCCAAGTTCAATCTATATccacattttattttatatggcAATCTATATCCATGTTTTATTTTATATGGACTACTAGtatacccgcgcgatgcgcggtgaATTGATAAACGTAATCATAAATATACAAATTTATTGAACAATTTGAAGATGCACCTTGTTGTAAAGTAATACTATAAAGCTTATACGAGAGAATGTTAACATATTTAGCACTTCGACAGGTTATAATAGTTAATACTTATGAAAAACAAACTAATTTATAAGCTTAGTTTATTGTTTAAATTTGTTAATAATAACTCTAaacattatttaattatttactttatttattttacaAATTAATCAAAATCATAAATATCTCACACAATCCGTATTATCCTCTTGTATGCATTTGTTTACTGTAATATTTTTCATTATTTTCTTATTTAGTGTTTTACCTATAATTAAAATAATGATTTTGAATTACTTATATTTAGTTTTCAATTTGAGATACTGAATTTTAGTTTTAATTATTGATATTACCTACATATGAATTTAAATTGTATTTATTTTTATTCAATATCTATTAAAATTTCAATTGGTGGCCCTATCTATAGAGTATGATATTTCTGCTCATAAATCAAATACCTTCCCTTCTCAAATTCAAATATGCCTTATCCTTCTATATATATTTCTACAGTATAATTTTTTatactttttatttttcttgtttcatATTTATTGCGTTTGCATTTTTAAGTACTTTATCATACGATTGTTTATTCGTTTTTCACTTATGTCCTTGCCTATCACTCCTCTATAAATATAATATAAACAGTTAGTATGTACTCCTTAACAATATTTATTCCTATTCCTCCATTTCACTTTTATaacacaagaagaagaagaagaagaagaagaagaagaagaagaagaagaagaaaaaaaagagagaattAACTCAATGTCCATGAAGAAAAGGTAGCCCTACTTGCCTGTTAGACAAAATTACTTTCTCTCTTCTAATCGATAACTTATCAATCTGCATCTTGTATAAATTATTAAATGTTTAAAGGTTCAAAAATGCAATCACAAAAGCGGATACAATATATCTAGAGTTTTCAGATTTGATTTTTATTATTTGTTTAACTgcgaatgttaaactattcgaTCCGCAACCTTTGATAAGAAGGCTAACAGGCAAGGAAAAAATTACTTCCTCCATCTAAAATTATAGTAATCTTATGTTATGTGCAATAAAATTTAGCGGTTTAATTTATtgatgaattgttataatttttTAAGAGTTGAGTGCATAATTTACTCACAGATTCTAGGTTAAGATTACAAAGCAACACATTATTGTATTAATTTATTTGAATCTAATAATATTTTTTATCATACCGcttaatatatttaaaataataaattatgAAATGTGAAAATTAATTATTTATGTAATAAAATTTTAGCGACATCAATGGCGTAAACCTAATTCTAAGATTTATGCTGAAATTCGAATTAATACTCAATTCCcctattttaaaatatatatgtgTGAAATATGAACAACAAAGGACATAGTTTTTTTACTGTAATCGGTTAATATAGCGAAAATAGTTTTTATCCGTGAAAACTTATTATCTTTAGTTAAAATGTAAGAAAAACTTATTCTCTCAATTCATGTTCAAAAAAATTTTCTTCTTTCATGTCAAAGTCAAATAGTCTtttctttatatatattataGACAAAAATACCCTTGAATTGTATGGAAATTTTCACTTTAGTCCACTTGAAAAACTTTGCGACTAGGGATATAAATTGGTATCCGACCTTAATTACACGCGTAGGCGCACTACAGCCAAACAATTTACTTTTTGTGAATAAATAAAGCGAATATTCAACTTTTCGTGCCTTCCAAGTTAAAGTGGAATTGCCTTCTTAGTTGAAGTTGAATAAGGGGTAATATGTCCTATTCAACTTTGAAAGTGAATAGATGCAACTTAAAGGTATGCATAGTTTGAACATTTTGGAATTTTTGGATTTTGGATTTAATATTGAAACTTTTTGGATTTCGGATTTGAAACTTTGGATTTTTGGATATTCGAATTTCTTATACCTTGTATTTATCCTAAAACGGCTATCCATTAGGCATTAGCGCATTATCTATATGTCCAATCTAATAAGTCCAATATATCCTACTCATTAGACATTAACCGAGATATTCAAAATTATTAGTAAGTATTATGTGTGTGGATTTGTTAATTGGAAAGATAACTACTTTTAaaattttccttttgtttttcagCATGATTCTACTATATTGAACTTGTTAATTGATAGGACCTTATTAATATATCTATTGTATTTCCTCGGTAATGATTTCATTGCATGTATGATTACTTTATTTAGATGCTTGTGATAGCAATGAGGAACTATATTTTAAGGTAATTTGATATGAATACTTTATTCGATTGTTCATTTttgtaagaagaagaagaagaagaagcaactcAACTTATAGGCTGAAATCGAAAATCTCGAAGTGCATAGCAACCTAGATGTCACGTACTAATGGAAAGAAGGACAGGCCACAGGACCGATACATTATGAATCAAGCAGCCATTACTCAGCTAAGATTAAGATACCAAATTCAGTAGGCCTCTGCAACATGGGATAGTTCGGCATCAATACCATGTAAGTTGTCTTCCTTGATGTACATACGCATATCATTGTAAAGATGATAAAAGTTGTTAGCTCgtttgtaatatatatataaaaaatgggATTGACCCATAACCGAAGGCAAAATGAGTTTGAAGGCTTTAAATATTAAAAGTTTTTGTATTTTCAgattttatttaaaatttgaacTTAATGGACATGTTGGTTCATGAAACAAGATGACTATTCAAAACAGTCACTTTCTCTAACTCTATAAATTAGGTCTTCCTTTGTGAAGTGGTTATGACAAATCCGCGGTATATTAGGGCTTTGTTGAACCCTAAAGGGAATTGTTTGTATCCCCTAAAGAATATACGAGCAATATCTCTTTAAGGACAATGGTATCACATCAAAgcctttatctcatgagaagctcttaataatcacgAACTCgtaatttccggaatgtaagaaagtcatggaaagatagaagATATTATGTGATggaagtcatgccttagaaagaagggctagccttacatacctttacgtctcttcaactttatcgactaaacgctttccttctaagctcatgattctacattcaaaagaatttgtactaagattagacaaccggaaacatacttaagcttaagctaaagcaactaagagctaacgaaaattgggcagcatttcctttgtttcaacaacttcctccatataataaacaattcCCAAGCATCATcaataacacccacaatatcatagtcAATAAACCTCTTCAAGTtaagcattattcaattctcacaattccctttcaagggtatccataaccataattacaacacaacgtcatattcattcacatataatgcttcttcaacatccttaatatcattcataacaagattatgctcatggcatagcaagaactatgattcatgtcatgttaccattcaagaatttcacctttttccatatttgcacttcatactctattttcttccataatccaagtctttcaatcattcaatactcttaataacatgaaatgaacgaaaaactcacctttgattatgtaggactgggctttggatgaaaatacttcacttggagaaaaccccaacttcaattccaaaggaatttctagcttcacataaccctagttagcatccttgcacttgattccactaatttttggaatttgatctttgatctcccttggatttatgttggtatggtatggagaaggttctagagctctcttgaggtgtggaggaaatgagaatgaaaaataagaacttgggtctcatgtatataaattataaaatctgacccgacatgatttatacggacacttatacggtccgtataagtgatcgtagaATTGCATCAACAATCAACCCATACTGTAACTCTTATACGGACACTtaaacggtccgtataattttatattgtccgtataagtgactgtataatctCACCAATACTAACCCCTCACTGTGACCATTATAGGGACCTTTATACggtcgtataaagttatacggaccgtataaatggtcgtacaACTCACAATTTTCCGAAATTGCTCTCAtcgattcatttgatctccaatccttatggaatctccttggcacttgtatattacttcattaaccatctaagaagcCTTATAGCCTCTCCTCAAGACATTCCTAAATCAATCTTAGCTCGGTTGTTACAAAACCCCTtccgaacacaacttatacttcacttccttcgacgaactttcttatgttgtctcaagtgtctttggaatcttaattagaatcagtAAGTattccttcttacttgtagggacatcgtatACACCTTAAATTGCATCAGTCCATTCACCGcacgatgacatgaaattttcgaggtgtaacattctccccccttaagaatattcgtcctcgaatgttaagttctcaggaattctacaaaaatttcgccagagtttcccctatagtatggcactaccatcctgtcagagcaacccaaaataatattgcctcacaaggttacaacaacaatagcaagaaaacatggccacgcacgaccaaaagcattaagagAAAGTATCAAATACCTTACGgcaatggcgtctcatcttgaatctcttctgggggtggaaacaaatgcgggtatttggacttcatatctttttcttcctcccaagtcatttcttctctgctattatttctccataagaccttgattgaggctacctctttgtttctgagtttctgcacctgcctatctagtatagcaatgggtacctcttcataaatcaACTCTTCAGTAACTTGAACACTATCCACTAGCACGATTCTAGAAGGGTTTCCAACACACTTatggagcatcgacacatgaaaaactgaatGAACCGATTCAAGGTCCGGAGGcaaatctagttcataagccacttggcccaccttggGCACAATCCTATAAGGTCTAATATaacgaggactaagcttacccttcctgctgaatctcattacgcctttcattggcgaaacttttaagaacacccaatcattcatttggaattccaagttccGTCGGCGATTGTTCGCATAGGACTTTtagcgactttgggttgtcaacaatcAGTCcctgataagcttgatcttttccatcgCTTACTGAACCAATTCTGTACCTATCAGTTGTGTCTCTctgacttcaaaccatccaattggcgacctacacttccttccacacagagcttcatacggagccatctggatgctggaatgataaatgttgttgtaggaaaattcaataagtggaaaatgatcatcccaattgcctccgaaatctaatatacatgcccgcaacatatcttccaaggtctgaatagtgcgttcagcttgcccatcgatctgtggatgaaatgttgtgctgagtctcacttgagctcccaaaccctcttgaaaatacttccagaatttagttgtaaattgtgcccctctatctgttaTAATGGAtattgggacaccatgaagtcgcactatttcCTTAAGATACTGCCTTGaatagtcttctgctgaatatgtagttttgaccggaagaaaatgggttgattttgtaagtctatcaacgattacccatatggaatcataattACGCCGAGaatgaggcaaacctacaataaaatccatgttgatcacctcccattttcaggttggaatttccatggcttgcaacaatcctccggcttttgatgctcaattttcacttgttggcaattcgggcactgagctacaaactccgctatatccttcttcattccatcctacTAATATATTGACTTAGGATCATGATACATCTATGTttctcctggatgaatagaatgacgagagtaatgagcttcttccagaatctgacgacgtagtcctgcaatatctggaacacatagcctgcctcggcacctgagaatcccatctacagaaatctcaaatagtgactcctctttctgaggaagtATATCTCTACAGTGacttaattgaggatcttcatattggccccttttcacttccatgtccggGGATGAAACAGATGGATTATATACAGcaactcctgcattgcccgagtcgattaaacgaactcctaggctagctaactgatggagctcacggattaattccttcttctctggtTGAGTGTCACATatactacccatggatttatggCTAAGAGCGTCGGCCACCATATTTGCTTTTCTCGGATGATatagtatactcacatcatagtcctttaatagctctaaccaccgcctctgccgtaaattcaactccttctgcttaaaaatatactggagactcttatgatcagtataaatatcaacatgaacaccatacaaataatgtctccatatctttaaagcatgaataaccgcagctaattcaagatcatgagtcggataatacTTCTCGTGTTTCCTtaactgcctagaagcataggctACAACcctaccgtgttgcatcaacacacagcccaatccgacaccggaggcatcacaataaacaacataaccttctgatccttctgggagtgtcaggactggagctgaagtcaatctatctttccaTTCTTGAAAGTTGCTCtcgcaagcatcagtccactgaaattttgctgatttctgagttaagttcgtcaatggtgcagaaatagaagaaaatccttccacaaatcttcaataataacctgctaatcccaaaaagctacggacttctgtaggtgtcgtaggcctcggccaagtcttcacggcttcaattttctgaatatcaacccgaatgccatcagctgagataatatgacctagaaatgccacagaattcaatcagaactcacattttgaaaactttgcatataattctcgagtccgaagaattccaaggataaTACGTAGATGATTTGCATTTTCTGCTTCTGActgagaatatactagaatatcatcgataaacacgatcacaaatagatcgagaaaaggcctgaatacattattcatcaaattcataaacactgctggagcgttagtcagcccaaatgacattacccgaaattcataatggccatatctggttctgaaagttgtttttggaatatcttcttctctaactctcacttgatgataccccgacctcagatcaatcttggaaaaccccttagcaccctgcaattgatcaaacaaatcatcaattcttggaagcggatacttattctttatcgccACCTTGTTCACTGCCTATAGGCAATGCACATTTAAAGAACCTTacgaataagacaggtgctccccatggcgatgaactgggtctaataaatcccttatcgagcaaatccttcaggcgcgtttagctctttcagttcttcaTACGCCATTCTGTAAGGGGGAATGGATATGGGTTcggtgtccgacaacacatcaatagaaaaatcaatttctcgttctagtggaaggcctggaagttcatctcgAAATAcctccggaaactcatttactaccgggacagattgaagagttggcagctttgcttcggtgtcatgaactcgaactaaatgataaatatagtcgttggcgatcatcttccttgctttgagatagAAATAAATCTGCCTCTTGaagatgttgtattacctttccattctaggactggctctcccgggaattagaATTGAACCACTTTGGTTCTACAATCTACATGGGTATAAcaggaagccagccaatccatgctcataataacatcaaaatctagcattttcaACTCAATTAAATTAGCTACGGTGTGTCGACCACACACcataatcacacaatttttatacacttatctagctatcacggggtcaccaaccggagtagacacttcaaaaggtttgatcggttCAGGTTTCACCCctatacgaccagcaacataagaagtaatatacgacaaggtagaacccggatcaatcaatgcataaacatcataaaaagaTATtatcaatatacctgtaacaacgtcaggagaggactcaagatcctgtcatccggtcaatgcataaatacggggctgggagccacttgaactggatgctgcccctctgcccctaccacgatCTGCTGAAGCCTGGGGATTCTGCCCTACGGGGCGCACGGACGAAGAAGAACtggctgctgatcctgtgggctgaaccccacctctaccgcgcatcgagggacaatcacgcatcatatgtcCAGTTTGTCTGcgagcataacaagcatctgagccttggTGACATGGACCCGAATGTAACCTtctgcactggctgcatcgtgggaTCGATGGTCTCCTATAACTAGGATCTTTTCCAAACTAGGAACTcgaaactctcgagctctgaccctctCCTGAATAAATTGGGAGGTTAAATCTCCTTCCCGCAAACCGAGGAGGTACACTAGTctccgactggcctgagtatctagaatatgactgcctctgaccccctctatactcgctactagcaccaacagatctggcccttttactcTGCTCTCTGTTAATATTACGCTAATCTCGGTGCGGTCGCTGctactcttctaaattctgggcatgggcctatATGCGAGAAATGTTCATCTCTTCCTGAagcgaagctgtcaaacaatctttgaacaaatgtggccctaagtcaCTCACAAATCAATGTACTCTGTCTCCCCTATCGGCTACCATaatcggagcatatctagccaatgaattgaagtgaaggttgtactcccgagcactcatattcccttgcttcagattcaagaactgatcagctctggcccgacgaacctcgggtggcaaataatgacggatgaaagcattcacgaactcttgccaaaccgggggaggggcattttcccctcttgaagaaatccaattattgtaccaaagaACTGCCACATCACGGAGCATATAGGATGCCAATTCTacggactcagtatcagaagcatggatgatcctcaacgtcctcaacatgtCATCTATAAAGCTttgcaggtcttcatccggctttgacccgaaaaatttcggAGGCAAGCCCATAAAGTACTGAGCTCTTGCACTAACCGCTCTATCACTTGGGCCTGTACTCTGtcgttgagcctgagcggcaaccaactgagtcaataactgaatagcctcagtCATCTTTTGACCCGAAGCTCCAGGTGGGGGAATTGGAGGCACTGGAGATGGaactgaggccccttcatgctccccTAGAACAGGCAGAGTGGGAGAGGTAtgagatagagcctcattatgggactcaccctcctctatatgtaCTGGTGGCTCCTGTTCAACCCGTCTTCCTGCCGtagtcttacccttctgggcggctgttgctttcctctttactggcatcgctgaaatcataacgcacaatcaGAATGGGGAGGGATCTTATAtgatagctctatcgcacgatctataaaGAATAAAGACAATCATTATTCCTAGATGCCcccacagcctcttgtttataagtgtggtgcgtataacacccataaacaagactctactggacacagctcgtagacacaccctaggacggaaccgctctgataccacttttgtcacgacccaactagtgggccatgacgggtacccggagctgactaccgagcccCATTTACTATGCTATCTATTATGCTCAACCTggacatacatcattctcaacacaGGACTAatcatgaaacaatctccaaatatcTTCCCAAAACGTttatataggcataagcccacgaggctacaaaataatgtacaaaatatacaatgaaaAAGTCTCATcacatctacaacccacatacttatctacgagcctctaactgaagaactgaagtcataaggacgggacaggaccccgccatgccccaagtatgtgcacaaaagaatataccaataaatagcacctccggagtaggggagtgctcctgtgtagctgCTGATAGGCTCCTAGGAACATgtaccgtctccctatctacttgtgggcatgaacacagcgtccataaaagaaaaagaaagtcagtacgaacaatgtactgagtctgtaaggcatgtatgataacataataaggaaatatagaaagcataagaagaaaggataactgtaatt
The sequence above is a segment of the Lycium barbarum isolate Lr01 chromosome 6, ASM1917538v2, whole genome shotgun sequence genome. Coding sequences within it:
- the LOC132644749 gene encoding ubiquitin-like protein 5, which produces MIEVVLNDRLGKKVKVKCNEDDTIGDLKKLVAAQTGTRADKIRIQKWYNVYKDHITLRDYEVHDGMGLELYYN